The following nucleotide sequence is from Anopheles stephensi strain Indian chromosome 3, UCI_ANSTEP_V1.0, whole genome shotgun sequence.
AAGCTTCGTACGTCAACCCGGGTTCTTTCGCACCAGTGCAACCCTTGTCAGGAACAATTTCTACAGGAACAAAGCACCAACGTACATTACATTTCGATTCGGTACCGGCACAATGGTGAAACATAAATCATCGCATTGTGGTTTGGTGAAGAGTTGTATCTATTATTATGATAATTTGTGTTATACTTTTTGCTCTATTTGTAGTGTGTAAGCCTCTTCTCGCCACTTGACCAAGGCTGGTGATCTTTTTCCGTTGGGTCTTTGACTGGtggtgcgtggtttgttttgtcctTTTGAAACACCACCAAGCGTTCGTTCGATTTTTTCTGCTGGCGTGTGCGTATGTGAGGTAAATATTTCACGCGTTTCACGTTTCGGTTGGTGGAGGAGGTGCGTAAGTGCACGTGATTTATGGCTTAATTGAGAGCTGTGCTGATAAGATACCGGGGGAGGGAAGATTCTCCCAcggaacatgaaacagcagcGGCTTCGGGTTCGGTTGCTCAGATTAGGGTGACAGGGGAGAAggcttttaaaaataacttaTGCATGAGAAGACGGCCGAACCGGGAGGGGGACGCGCATAACAATTGCGTCCGTGCCTCCCTGCTGCGTTGATATGACACATAGTGTGATATGGTGATTTGGAAAGAATTTGTCGGGAAAATTTATTATCCTCGGTTGAGGCTCTTGTTCGTATCCCGCCACCAGCCACCCGTGAGTCGTTCAGCTTTCGGTAAGGAATTTGATGTTTGCGGGGCGATTAGTGTCTATTATTGAGCCACGAGTGTGTAAGGAATTTAAGCGGTGTAGGGAAGGTTAGTGAGAGGAAAGAAACAATCGGCGGTAGCATTTATCACTGTCGGACATAATGGGGCGATTAAATTGCAATAGCATTCCAATTGGAGAGCGATTATAGCGATGTTTTTACattgatttgaatgtttttattttatttcagtttAAGACAAAATTTGAAGTGATTAATTTTCCGGTTGTTTTGGGATAGTTTTGACGGTTGTTGCTCAATTTATTTGCCATAGAAATTCGAAGAAACTCATAGAATTCTGTAATGTTATTCAATTTGCGTCAAATATTTAGCATTCGAACGTAACATATTGCTTTAACTGGGTAATTTCCGATCAATTAGTTTTATGTTTagttttatatgtttttaaACGAACTTATATTTATACATCGAACTTTTAAACGGATACGATTCACGCACACTTTAACATCAAACGCACGGACACAGCACATACAGTGAATCGGGGAGAGATCACCGCACGGACGCTAGGACGAATCTGACTACTCAATCTCTCAGTGGACGCTCACGCTCGTTCGCTGACCTCTCGGTAAACCGCACTAACACATCAACCGGTGACCGTTGCATGTCACCGGTGAGTTCCCGTGACAGATCTACCGAACCAGGTTGTACCACAACAATTAGAGTATCTTCCTTCAATCTTATTTCAtattacacggcaggactggggttcaaatcccatcaaggctgcctccccatacgcagggctgactatccagctacttgtaaaataaagtcacagaaagccagaaatggcaggccgagacctcttgaggttgttgtcctgggatCAACCAGCGAGTGGGATTCTTTGGCAAGCAAGTCCCTTTAAACAGCGGACTGTTTTATTTTAGGTTTACTGGAGTTAATAAGAAAACTAAGTAATAAACTACTAGAGTATTgtttacgcctaaatgcatGCGATTTTGTTGCATGCCATAATACGTGTTTGTGAACGGTTGTAACAGTATTAGTGTAGGCATAAGATAGGATAGGATTaagaaatattgtaaatatagaTAGAACCCAAAACGCATTCGACCAGAGCAGACGTCCCCCCTTGAACAGCACAACGAACCATCCgaacatttggtccttcgaaccggatagtTCCTGTTAGTTACCGTTCCTATTGTTGTTTAAGTTACGTTGGTTTTGTGCAAAGTTATAGTGTTTATCGTCctggtgttgttgtgaacAATTTGCGCTTGCGCTCGTAAGAACTTTGTGTCAGTTGTAACCAGCGAAGGTGTAAGGACGGAGAACGacagtgtttttatttgttttcaagGGGAATTTGTGATTTGTTTAAGTTTCACATAGTAATTTGTTCGAATGCAGATAAGTAATTGCACGCGGACTTAACTAAGCGTGGGTTCAGGGTGTTGACCTTTCGATTTGTCGGTGAACTAGTGAACTATCAAGGACGGACATTGCACAAGGTTTAGTGTGTTTACAGCAGTGGTATTAGTGTAGTGTTTCGTACGCTGGAAGGAAAGTTCATCGATGAACAGTTCGGTGCCGTAGCAAGTTCTTCGATAAGGATAGAAGCAGCCATTGCAACTAACCCACGGTGATTAGGCAGGAACGGCGGTAGTGGCAATTTTTGAAGCTTTATCCGTGAAGTGTGGAACAAGCTTGCTTGCAGAGATTGATGTTGTGCCGATAGCAAGGTTCAAATTATAGAATTCAGTGTGTGGTCAACACGTGGCTTGATAGTGGTATTAGTGCGAAAGAACTAAGTACGTTAACCTTACAACGCAACGCGTCAGAGTGAACAGCTTTGAGAGTACGACAGGGTTCATCAGTGAAGGTGAAGTGTTCATCGAGAATCGTTTACAGTGTCGGTCGTAATAATACGTGTGGATTTCGCGTTCATTTCgtaatccttttttgttatcgcgaaggaagtgaaaaatatttaaaatgcctGCAGGGGACAAGCAACAGAAACAAttacagcagctgcagcgcttATATCGCGATAGTTTGCGTAGCATTGACATTTACGAAGAGTTTGTGAACAATTACGATCCAGCCAGAGATAGTGACCAGGTCCCAGTGCAATTAGAACAGTTAGAGGAagtgaaaaatgcatttacaGATGCTCGAGCACAGTTACTCATCGAAGAGTCAAGCGTCCAAGACGAAATGTGGAATGATCAAAGGACATTCATGACAAAATATATGAAGGTGAAGGGTTTTTTGTGCGCACAACAACGAGTAGATGCAACAAATCTTGTGGCTAGCAGTACGTTTCAAACATCAGTGACGCATACACCATTACGACTTCCCGAAATCAATCTGCCTTCATTCGACGGCGATGCAACGAAATGGCTCACTTTTAAAGATCGTTTTACCTCTATGGTTCATGAAGTGATAGAACTCCCAGATGTAACAAAACTGCAGTATCTGTTGACGGCGTTGAAGGGAAGTGCAGCAACACCATACGATCATACGCAGTTAGTAGCAGAAAACTACGAGTCAACATGGAAATCATTGCTACAGCGTTTTGATGATTCTAAGAGAATAAAACGAGAATATTTCAAGGCACTTTACCAACTGGAGTCTATGAACGGGTCAAGCGCTGAGGAGTTGGCACGTCTTGTAAATGAGACCAGGCGGCTGGTACGAGGGATGGAGAGGTTGAATGAGCCGGTAAATCAATGGGACACTCCGCTTACAAGTTTGATTCTCTACAAGCTAGATTCTGCTTCGTTGATGGCCTGGGAACAATATTCTGCCGATCATGAGGCAGACACGTATAAACGTATGATTGAGTTCTGCGAGAAACGAGTGAAAATACTAAGTagctgcaccacacacacaacgaacgCTGTAGACACAAGGCCGGCAAGGGTGGTCGGCAGTTCATCACCACGTAGTTATGCAGCAGCGCgtcagaagaaagaaagtgcGACCTTTTTAGCATGTGCAGCACAAACTCCCAAGGCAGCCTCTAATACCTGTCCGGTCTGCAAGGCTGATCATAATGTGGCGAAGTGCACCTCATTCAGAAGCATGGACTTGTCCCAAAGGCAGACGGTTGCGAAGGAAGCTAGGTTATGCTTCAGCTGCTTAAGAAGAGGACATTCTATACGATTTTGCAGAATGCATGGCAGATGTTTAAACTGCAATGGAAGGCATAACACTTTATTGTGTATCAAGCAGGGAGAGTTTCCAGTATCAACAAGCTCAGAGACATCAGCGCTGCCAATTAGTGCGACACTTCAGGACAAGGTAGAGAAGCCACAAAAAACCGTCTGGTTGTCAACAGCTCTTATTTTGGTAGAAGGGGTTAATGGTTCTACGATTCCTGCACGAGCCCTCCTGGACATGGGAGCCCAGTCTAACTTTATGTCCGAAAGATTGGTTCAGCAGCTAAAACTAAAGAAGGAACGAGTTCACAAGCCGCTGTCAGGAGTGGGAACCGTTGCATTGACCGCAAACAATTTGGTTTCGACAACTGTCAAATCTAGAACAACCACATTTGTTAAGAGGCTGGAGTTTTTAGTACTGGCAAGGGTAACAGCTAACTTCCCATCGAGATACGTGAAAGTCGAAGGCTGGAATGTTCCATCAGGATTGGAATTGGCAGATCCATCATTCTACCAGCCTGGATCAATAGATCTTTTATTGGGGGCGGAAGTGTTTGCCGATATGTTGAAGCAAGGTCAGATCAAACTCGCGCCCCACTTACCCAAGCTACTCGAAACTCATCTTGGATGGATAGTTAGTGGCACTGTGTTTGAGCATCCTAAAGGAAGTATTGATGAAGCCCATATTGCGTGCTGTGCTGTTGAAGACGATAGTTTTGATACGGCAATGAAGCGGTTGGTGATGCTGGAAGACCTTCCAACAGAAAGAATTCGCTCAAAGGAAGAGGAACAATGCGAGCGCAGCTACCAAGAAACAACATACCAGAACGAGGAAGGCAGATACGTGGTTCAGCTGCTCAAACGGTTCGATTGGAAGACACTTGGAGAATCCAAAGAAACTGCACTGAAAAGGTTCATGGCTATGGAAAGGCGAAGAAAATCGGACTGCAGGCTCGACGACGCTTACAAAGCCTTTATGAAAGAGTACCTTGATCTTAAACACATGTCATATTTGGGTACGTATGCAGAAATCGATACAAATAACTTAagaccttctttctttcttccacatcatgcGGTTTGGAAAAcggacagcaccaccactaaATGCAGAGTTGTATTCGACGCATCATGTAAAACAACTTCTGGTCGGTCCCTGAATGATGTGCTATTAACCGGTCCGCAACTACAAGACGACGTTGTATCGATACAGCTGCGATTTCGGATGAAACTAGTAGCTGTAGTGGCagatgtggaaaaaatgtatcgtcAGATACTCGTGAAGGACTGCGATAAGGCATTGCAACGAATTTTGTGGCGCAGCGATGCTAATGAGCCGATAGCAGTGTACGAGTTGAACACGGTCACATACGGCACGGCCTGTGCTCCGTTCTTAGCCATCCGAACCCTGCAGCGAATCTTTGATGATCATGGCACCAAGTTTCCGAAGGCAATGGCATGCAAGGCAGATTTTTACGTCGATGATTTGCTGTCCGGTGCAACGACAACACGTGATGCACAAGAAATGGCCGGGCAGTTAAATAAGTTACTTTCGTGCGGAGGATTCAGTTTAAGAAAGTGGGCATCCAATTGCCCAGAAGCGCTGAAAGATATTCCGGAAGATCAAAGAGCAACCAACCCACAGCATGAATTGGCAGCCGAGACCAGCTCTATTTCGACGCTTGGATTATTGTGGACACCTGAATCGGATATTTTACAAGTCCAGGTTAAGCTACCGATACAGGAGAGCAAATGCACGAAACGACAGGTGCTAGCATGTATTGCACGTATCTACGATCCACTCGGCTTCATAGATCCGGTTAAGATGAAGGCCAAGCTTTTTATGCAGCAAATTTGGATGTTGAAGGGAACAGATAAGCGCGCTTGGCCATGGGATGAAGAACTCCCGGAACAGTTGGCTCGAGATTGGATGTCATTTTTTATGCAGCTACATCTCTTGGAAAAGGTACGCATTCCACGGGTAGTTATTCAGAGTGATACGTTATCGATGCAGTATCACCTGTTCTGCGATGCATCAGAGAAAGGCTACGGTGCGTGCTGCTACGTTCGAAGTGTCTCGACCAGAGGAGAGGTGTTAGTTCGACTGATGATTTCAAAATCCAAGGTGACACCGTTATCTCAGAGGATGACCATTGCACGTTTGGAGCTCTGTGGCGCGTTACTGGCAAGCAGATTGTACGAGCAAGTAAAACAGGCAATTGGCCGCGATGAGCCTACATTCCTGTGGACCGATTCGATGACCACTTGGCATTGGATTCATTCCCCTCCAAGTCGGTGGAAGACATTTGTTGCGAATCGGGTTTCGAAGATTCAAAACCTTACGGAAGGAGCCAGCTGGAGACATGTGCCTGGAGTGGTGAATCCAGCCGATGTGGTGTCTAGAGGCTGCGATCCTGCAACGTTTATGGAGTCAACATCATGGTGGTCGGGGCCAGAATGGTTGGCATCGACAGAAGAAAATTGGCCAACAGTACCGGAGTCTAAGACTCTGGAGACGGGTGAAGAACGTTCCAACGAGTTAATACTTTCTTCACTGGATGAAGAAGGATTTATTGACCATTTGTTCACCCGTTACGGATCATACTCAAAACTTCGCATGGTAGTTGGGTACTGTTTGCGGTTTATACATGCTTTGCGAATGAGAGTAAGCAGCTCAAAGGTCCAGCCTAAGTTTGGTGAGGGCCTTTCAACGGCAGAACGGCAGCAGGCAGAATGGGTATTGTGTCGATTGGCTCAACGTAACTCGTTTAATAGAGAATGGAAGGATTTAAACGCCAAGAAACCAGTTCATCGAGCGTCACATCTTCGAGGGTACCAACCATTCATCGACAGCAATGGTTTAATTCGGATAAACGGCAGATTGCAACATGCATCTCTATCACCTGATGCCAAACAGCCCATAGTGATACCGAAAAAACACCCGTTGGCAATCCTGTTAGCTGAGTACTACCACCGGAAAAACCTGCATGCTGGTCCACAGATGATGCTTACCAGAATAAGGCAACGATTTTGGCTGTTGGATGGACGATCGGTGGTGAGAAAGGTATTTCATCAATGCGTGCGCTGTTTCAGATGCAAACCTAAGGCAGTCACTCAACCGATGGCGAGTCTTCCGAAAAACAGAGTGACTGAGGCGAGACCGTTCTCTGTAGCTGGCGTCGATTATTGCGGTCCTGTTTGGGTAAAGGCACAATCGCGGAGGGCCGCCCCTATAAAGGCTTTCGTTGcagtatttgtgtgttttattacgCGTGCCGTCCACATCGAGCTCGTGTCGGATTTGAGTACACCAGCGTTCCTAGCTGCATTAAGGCGATTCGTATCGAGAAGAGGCTTGGTATCGGAGTTATACTCTGACAACGGTACGAACTTCAGGGGAGCTGCGAACGAGCTACACCGCCTATACGAGCTGCTCAATTCTCCTGATGACCGAAGGGAGATCTCATCTTGGTGTGCCGAGAACCAGATATCGTGGAAGTTCATCCCACCCCGGACTCCACATTTTGGCGGATTGTGGGAGGCTACAGTGCGTTCTATGAAGCACCATTTGATTCGCGTCATCGGAAATGCGTCAATGTCTTATGAAGACATGACAACGTTGCTATCGGAAGTAGAAGCATGCCTTAACTCAAGACCTCTAACGATTCTTTCTAATCATCCCACAGATCCAGAAGTACTCACCCCTGGACACTTCCTAACTGGCTCGCACCTCCAGCATGTCGTAGAGGTTGATTTGAAGGATGTACCAGAAAACCGTGTGAACCATTGGCGCCTCGTTCAAAAACGACTACAACACTTCTGGGAAAGGTGGCGTTTAGAATATATGCAACAATTGAATGGGAAACACAAATGGGATTGCATTGCGACAAAAATTGTGCCAGGAACAGTAGTATTGTTAAGAGAGGATAATGTAGCACCTATGAAATGGCCATTGGCGATAATAACAGAGGTTTACCCTGGTAGTGACGGCATAGTAAGAGTGGTAAAAGTACGTACGGCTCAAGGCAATGAGATTAAAAGACCAACTGTGAGAATCTGTATTATACCGAATCAAGAACGACAAATGGCACACGATGGAAGTTAGATTAAAGTTTGTACATAGCATGTTCTAAGGTTAGGAATAAACGCATGAAGCTAGCAATTATTTCACGAAAAGGATTACAAGCATGCGAGgtaaaattaatgaattttAGGTGGTCGGCATgtttacgcctaaatgcatGCGATTTTGTTGCATGCCATAATACGTGTTTGTGAACGGTTGTAACAGTATTAGTGTAGGCATAAGATAGGATAGGATTaagaaatattgtaaatatagaTAGAACCCAAAACGCATTCGACCAGAGCAGACGTCCCCCCTTGAACAGCACAACGAACCATCCGAACAAGTATTGTAAAAAATTCCACCGCTTGTTCGTTTAACACACTTCATCTGACTAtagtgcccttagcacgtcaTTGACAAGCTTGTCAAACATAACGTCCAGCAGATGAGCTATTGTCGTAGCGAATAGAGAAGATAGCATTAAGCATCTAGACATTGTATGTACGCAGCATTATTGCAATCAGAAGATGGTAACATATCTAATAAACATACAACAACTGACGGTCAGCTTTGGTACCGCTACTACATTATGCAGGGCAGGGGTTAATCATACACAGAATAATGCTAAGCCATTTTACAAAAATCATCATTGGCTGTGAAGAGCATAATTTTTATTCTCGATGGGACATCGGGATGATTCAGCGAGATATTTGCCCATTCCTGTTTATATCTTCATTTAATATACATGTAATATGATATACCGATTAACATtatcagaaaaaaacaaagggtAACCGGTAAGAACTGATAACACgttgtagagaatttactggatgtgatatcgtgattgtcttgcgatagatgtaacacgtctggtttctttgcgagtgtgaattcaattgtcctttattcttatgcattaattagagttcattacaaattcatcatgattcatttctaccctataaacattttcgtaattcgaacattccggccaccaagaatgaaattctttagagtaattaataaacaaacgtgttcgaattattattcaggtgaggtagtaggtaacaatgctagtcgtgctgtcggtcgcacgatgtacttgtcaggtgccgttcgtaaagtgacgacacggatgacgtcgtccttgccgggatggagtttaacaatgcgcccctttggccactcggtgggatgagcattatcttctcgtataaggactaactgattttctttaagctcaactactgacctgctaccgaacgacgatcgtgcttgtaattgttgtgtatattccctttgccatcgttgccaaatagatcgtacatagcgttgcactaactgatactcgtttaaacgattagacgcaatgttagtgtaatcaatatcgggaacagattgcatgttacctccgatgaggaaatggcctggtgtgagcacttcaagatcacacggatcttctgacattggaactaagggtcgcgagtttaaacaggattcgatctgtgttaacaatgtaagcatattttcgtaggttatacttgttgtccctatggttcgcagtaaatgatgtttcgctgatttgaccgctgcttcccagagcccgccgaagtggggagctcgcggtggtatgaaacgccatatcatgccgttctccgcacaccaattgaagatggatttacgatcttcctcattctgcttcagcattttgtagatacgatgtagttcatttgctgctcctttaaacgttgtagcgttatctgagtgcagctccttcaccattcctctgcgtgctacgaagcgacgaagtgctgatagaaatgcggttgttgtcaaatcgctcaccaattcaatatgtacagctctggttgagaaacagacgaaaattgcaatatacgccttgcttggaccgcgattccgaacatttgatttgatgaataatggcccacagtagtcaacgccgcaaacggagaatgctctggttggggtcactcttgactccggtagatctgcaacactttgttggattaatgttggtttggccttgaagcattgaagacagcgatggtagattgatttcactagacttcttcttcctatcacccaaaatcgttgtcggagcgttgctagcaaaagttgcggtccggcatgtaataaccggaggtgatatgctgttgctaaGAGAACTGCCATAGGATGGGCGGCAGTTAGCACGATGGGATGTTTAACCGAATGCGATGCTGTCATGTTGCCTAGCCGGCCACCAACCCGAAGCACTCCTGTTTCGTCCAAATATGGTCTCAGCCACTTCAGTCTTGATGCTCGGGATACCtgtcttcctgttgttaaggcgtggatttcgtcgtcgaacgtatcttgttgggcgagtttacatagggcgatttcggcttgatgaagatcttcagttgtgatggttgcttggacgatatctgtatcagctacatctcgtttgttttcggcacgacacccctttggatgttgtgaagaatatgccttggttctcaggcaccgcacgtatttgaatatgtatgctaccacacggcgaagtttgtggtaacttgaatacctagcgaagagtgtgttggagaaggctcgtgcgatagtggtgcaagtgatgggttgagcagccttccgctcttcatctgccaattcaccttcatcgttagacggaataaacgttggccaattgctttcattttgtgccaaccaatgtggcccgttccaccaccggtgtcgaTTGATCAGATCCTCAGCCTGTACACCACGTGAGATATCGTCTGCAGGATTGTCCCTTCCAGGGACGTGCTTCCAGCTCATACCGTCGGTGTCCCGTTGAATCTGTGCAACATGATTAGCCACAAACGGTTTCCAGCGACTCGGCAGTGATTGCAACCAGTATAGTACCGTGGTGGAATCAGTCCAGAAATACACCTTGATGTTGAATCTcgttgcgttgatgatcttcttgtagagttgtgtggctaaccttgcggcacaaagttccaatcttgctattgaatgcgtatttgtcaacgatacgactttagattttgccgttattagttgtactgaaacatactccttcgtttctgcacgaatgtacccgcacgttccataagctgactgtgatgcgtctgcaaacatgtgtagttgaacgctacgtgcttgcaccagtgagacgaatcgaggtactcggacctctcgcaatcggaatattccttgatggtattgattccactcctcctgaagctgtggtggcagcgtgctatcccaatctaacgccgttccgttcctcttcagagtccatagacgttgcataaacatttttgaaatgattatggtgggccccagtagcccgagtggatcgaagatcttcgcgatgaatgataatgcttggcgcttggttaacgacattggtggaggtggtaaatctacttgaaaccgaaatgcgtcgtttcttggctcccaaaccaagcctaatgttgagacggagtgatcttctagctcgtgaacggattgtattgctatattttctgcaggaatgccttctaatgcttctggacagtttgatacccattttctaagcaccattcctgctgaattcagcattgcagttatctgagttatcttttttaccacatctgcgatattgcttgctccagatagaagatcatcgacatagaaatcgtgcagaacaggatcgaccgcatcaggaaagctctgctgatgatcacgtgcaatttgttgaagtgttctggtggctaaaaagggtgctgatgctgtaccatacgttactgtagccagttcataagtagagattgggtctgtggtggattttctgtatcgtatgcgtagcaaacttcgatcttcggggtgatgtagtatttggcgatacattttttcgatatcagcggctatagctatggcatgtgtacggaatctcaggatgatggaaaacagatcttcttggacaatcgggcctactagtaatgtgtcattgagggagtagccggacgaggtcttgcatgatgcatcaaacactaccctaaccttggtagtggtactggaatctttgacgaccgcgtggtgcggtatgtaacaatgttcgattgtatcatctacaggctcgggaagcttcttcatgtgaccgaggttttcgtatgcttccatgaatgcactgtaagctttcgccatttcaggATTGGATCTCAATCGACGTTCTACGCTCAGCAAGCGCCTATCCGCAATTTCTCGTGAAGCACCCAGGGTTGCACCGTTAGTAAAATTTCGGGGAAGTCTGACCACGTACCTGCCCGAAGGTTCTCgatttactgttgatgtgtagtattcctcacagtaattttcctgtactgagaatgctggtccgtcatcaacagtttctagctcccaaaaacgttgtatcatggcttcgagtgattctgatacgatggcggcactcaataacgcagtcctattggatggtgttttcttgtgcgttgcatttccggcaaccacccatccaaacggtgtttccataagccatggtttgcctggaccaagtgctcgtttgcggcctgtatgcagttcccagaaggcctccccaccaattaccacatcgatctggcttggagtgtggtaatttggatcagccagtgtaacgtcaggaacctgccatgaagaaacatcaattggagccgaaggaatgtctgatgtgggtgcccttaaaataaagaattccattttagtgctgaattcttgattttgagattcaatagtagccacgatagagtttttaacttgctgtactgcttgcccaatgccagtgatgacgatgttgacccttttctgcggcgtttgcagacgtttagccaatgactccgtgatgaagtttgaagtagatccggagtctagcagcgctcgtgctttgatttgctggccatggtcgtctacaatggtgattatggcggtttctagtaataccatgtcgccttcctggacctcatctgattgtgctgacatgctgatttttgccggaaaattcggttgaccgaaaggtgtggttgttggtgctggtgatgtaatatgcagcagtgtatggtgacgcgcgttgcaaaaccgacacgaatattttgaattgcactcaggaacctgatgatccattgacaggcagttgaaacacaactgcagctttgccacgatgtcccgacgatccttcaccgactttctatcgaatgctgggcacgtgcgcagtgggtgtcggtccgagcaacccaatgaacacgatgttggtttcactgcgactgtcttctcacgccctgtggtcacagcataggattgcgaacgacgatgtgatggggatgatgtagttcctttgaccacggcactcgacttgtgtttcaccccggccaccgtgatcgcaaccagctccttgctcctttccaggttgagtgttgatcgtagaatgcgaactctgtcctgtaaaaaac
It contains:
- the LOC118514573 gene encoding uncharacterized protein LOC118514573; translated protein: MPAGDKQQKQLQQLQRLYRDSLRSIDIYEEFVNNYDPARDSDQVPVQLEQLEEVKNAFTDARAQLLIEESSVQDEMWNDQRTFMTKYMKVKGFLCAQQRVDATNLVASSTFQTSVTHTPLRLPEINLPSFDGDATKWLTFKDRFTSMVHEVIELPDVTKLQYLLTALKGSAATPYDHTQLVAENYESTWKSLLQRFDDSKRIKREYFKALYQLESMNGSSAEELARLVNETRRLVRGMERLNEPIQKYSPLDTS